Proteins encoded together in one Kitasatospora albolonga window:
- a CDS encoding glycogen phosphorylase: MKAIRRFTVRPVLPEPLRPLHDLARNLRWSWHTETRELFRSADPEGWRPADADPVRLLGSLTAGRLAELGRDEEYLGRLAEVSADLKEYLDGPRWYQEQQAAGAELPSAIAYFSPEFGVTAALPQYSGGLGILAGDHLKAASDLGVPLIGVGLLYRHGYFRQSLSREGWQQEHYPVLDPNELPLDLVREADGTPARVVLALPGGRSLYACIWLARVGRVPLLLLDSDVEENAPGERDVTDRLYGGGSDHRLLQEMLLGIGGVRAVRTWCRLTRTPEPEVFHTNEGHAGFLGLERIRELAAEGLDFEAALEVVRAGTVFTTHTPVPAGIDRFDRQLIARHFGEDGELPGVPVEKILPLGRETYPGGEPELFNMAVMGLRLAQRANGVSTLHGAVSREMFSGLWPGFDPADVPITSITNGVHAPTWVAPEVFRLGAGQVGTGRAHQVLAGGPVTDGGTEQQPGTPRRWDAVGGIGDRDIWELRRELRGQLVTEVRRRLYASWRRRGAGTAELGWIDDVLDPEILTIGFARRVPSYKRLTLMLRDRDRLRELLLHPTHPIQIVVAGKAHPADDGGKRLVQELVRFADDPRVRHRIVFLPDYGMGMAQKLYPGCDVWLNNPLRPLEACGTSGMKAALNGCLNLSVRDGWWDEWFEPDFGWEIPTADGSAVDEDRRDELESNALYALIEDRVAPRFYDRGAEGLPDRWIEMVRSTLVNLGPKVLAGRMVREYVERLYAPAALSRRALGPAVARDLAEWKAKVRAAWREVSVDHVESVTDTVAGGSAELGATLSLRVRIALGGLEPDDVEVQVVAGRVDSADAIADAQVFPLKPAGGQDLEDRWLYEGPLALDRTGPYGYTVRVLPSHELLASGAELGLLAVPNEATGEGAGVLMR, translated from the coding sequence GTGAAGGCCATTCGTCGATTCACCGTGCGTCCTGTCCTCCCCGAACCCCTCCGACCCCTCCACGACCTCGCGCGCAACCTGCGCTGGTCGTGGCATACCGAGACCCGCGAGCTGTTCCGGTCCGCCGACCCCGAGGGGTGGCGGCCCGCGGACGCCGACCCCGTACGGCTGCTCGGCTCCCTGACCGCCGGGCGCCTGGCCGAACTGGGCCGGGACGAGGAGTACCTGGGCCGCCTGGCCGAGGTCTCCGCCGACCTCAAGGAGTATCTGGACGGCCCCCGCTGGTACCAGGAACAGCAGGCGGCCGGTGCGGAACTCCCCTCCGCCATCGCCTACTTCTCACCCGAGTTCGGCGTCACCGCCGCCCTGCCCCAGTACAGCGGCGGCCTCGGCATCCTGGCCGGTGACCACCTCAAGGCCGCCAGCGACCTGGGCGTCCCGCTCATCGGCGTCGGCCTGCTCTACCGCCACGGCTACTTCCGCCAGAGCCTCTCCCGCGAGGGCTGGCAGCAGGAGCACTACCCGGTCCTCGACCCCAACGAGCTCCCGCTCGACCTGGTCCGCGAGGCCGACGGCACCCCCGCCCGGGTGGTGCTCGCCCTGCCCGGCGGACGCTCCCTGTACGCCTGCATCTGGCTGGCCCGGGTCGGCCGCGTCCCGCTCCTCCTGCTCGACTCCGACGTCGAGGAGAACGCCCCGGGCGAACGCGATGTCACCGACCGGCTCTACGGCGGCGGCAGCGACCACCGCCTGCTCCAGGAGATGCTGCTCGGTATCGGCGGGGTGCGCGCCGTACGCACCTGGTGCAGGCTCACCCGGACCCCGGAGCCGGAGGTCTTCCACACCAACGAGGGCCACGCGGGCTTCCTCGGCCTGGAGCGCATCCGCGAACTGGCCGCCGAAGGGCTCGACTTCGAGGCGGCCCTCGAAGTGGTCCGGGCCGGGACCGTCTTCACCACCCACACCCCGGTGCCCGCCGGGATAGACCGTTTCGACCGGCAGCTGATCGCCCGCCACTTCGGCGAGGACGGCGAGCTGCCCGGCGTACCGGTGGAGAAGATCCTGCCGCTGGGCCGCGAGACCTACCCCGGCGGCGAGCCCGAGCTGTTCAACATGGCGGTGATGGGGCTCCGGCTCGCCCAGCGCGCCAACGGCGTCTCCACCCTCCACGGGGCCGTCAGCCGGGAGATGTTCTCCGGGCTCTGGCCGGGCTTCGACCCCGCCGACGTGCCGATCACCTCCATCACCAACGGCGTCCACGCCCCCACCTGGGTCGCCCCCGAGGTCTTCCGCCTCGGCGCCGGACAGGTCGGCACCGGCCGCGCCCACCAGGTCCTGGCGGGCGGACCGGTGACGGACGGCGGCACCGAGCAGCAGCCCGGCACCCCGCGCCGCTGGGACGCGGTGGGCGGCATCGGCGACCGGGACATCTGGGAGCTCCGCCGCGAGCTGCGCGGACAGCTGGTCACCGAGGTCCGCCGCCGCCTCTACGCCTCCTGGCGCAGGCGCGGCGCGGGCACCGCCGAACTGGGCTGGATCGACGACGTCCTCGACCCGGAGATCCTGACCATCGGCTTCGCCCGCCGCGTCCCCTCGTACAAGCGTCTGACGCTCATGCTGCGCGACCGCGACCGGCTGCGGGAGCTCCTCCTGCACCCGACACACCCGATCCAGATCGTCGTCGCGGGCAAGGCCCACCCCGCCGACGACGGCGGCAAGCGGCTGGTCCAGGAGCTGGTGCGGTTCGCGGACGACCCGCGCGTACGCCACCGGATCGTCTTCCTGCCGGACTACGGCATGGGCATGGCGCAGAAGCTCTACCCGGGCTGCGACGTCTGGCTCAACAACCCGCTGCGCCCGCTGGAGGCGTGCGGCACGAGCGGGATGAAGGCCGCGCTCAACGGCTGCCTCAACCTCTCGGTGCGCGACGGCTGGTGGGACGAGTGGTTCGAGCCGGACTTCGGCTGGGAGATCCCCACCGCCGACGGCTCGGCGGTCGACGAGGACCGGCGCGACGAGCTGGAGTCGAATGCCCTGTACGCCCTGATCGAGGACCGGGTCGCCCCGCGCTTCTACGACCGGGGAGCGGAGGGGCTGCCGGACCGGTGGATCGAGATGGTCCGCTCGACCCTGGTCAACCTGGGGCCGAAGGTGCTCGCGGGGCGGATGGTGCGCGAGTACGTGGAGCGGCTGTACGCCCCTGCCGCGCTCTCCCGGCGGGCGCTCGGCCCGGCGGTCGCGCGGGACCTCGCGGAGTGGAAGGCGAAGGTCCGGGCGGCGTGGCGGGAAGTCTCCGTCGACCATGTGGAGTCGGTCACCGACACGGTGGCGGGCGGCTCGGCGGAGCTGGGGGCGACCCTCTCGCTCCGGGTGCGGATCGCGCTCGGCGGGCTGGAGCCGGACGATGTGGAGGTCCAGGTGGTCGCGGGCCGGGTGGACTCGGCCGACGCCATCGCGGACGCCCAGGTCTTCCCGCTGAAGCCGGCGGGCGGCCAGGACCTGGAGGACCGCTGGCTGTACGAGGGCCCGCTCGCCCTGGACCGGACGGGACCGTACGGCTACACCGTGCGCGTCCTGCCCTCGCACGAACTGCTGGCCTCCGGCGCCGAGCTGGGCCTGCTCGCGGTGCCGAACGAGGCGACGGGCGAGGGCGCGGGCGTGCTGATGCGCTGA
- a CDS encoding TetR family transcriptional regulator, giving the protein MNPDRRDRLRDAAVAVLAEEGGRGLTHRAVDRAAGVPDGTTKNYFPTRDAVLRAVAGRCLEQYLALTARLATGPGPADREGVVALFRTLLENVAGPGRPRLLAYLELQAEAARRPWLSALLDPMASGDFAGFEAVQRSAGLPVTPQRAATVTLALHAAIPHLLGGGPATLAAAGLDDLDRFVRGLLDAVYPADAPP; this is encoded by the coding sequence ATGAACCCTGACCGGCGCGACCGGCTGCGCGACGCGGCCGTCGCCGTACTGGCCGAGGAGGGCGGGCGCGGCCTCACCCACCGGGCCGTGGACCGGGCGGCCGGGGTCCCGGACGGGACCACCAAGAACTACTTCCCGACCCGGGACGCGGTGCTGCGGGCGGTGGCCGGGCGCTGTCTGGAGCAGTACCTCGCGCTCACCGCCCGGCTCGCCACCGGCCCCGGCCCCGCCGACCGCGAGGGGGTGGTGGCCCTGTTCCGCACTCTCCTGGAGAACGTCGCCGGACCCGGCCGCCCCCGGCTCCTCGCCTACCTGGAGCTCCAGGCGGAGGCGGCCCGGCGCCCCTGGCTCTCCGCCCTCCTGGACCCGATGGCGAGCGGCGACTTCGCCGGGTTCGAGGCGGTCCAGCGGTCCGCCGGACTACCCGTCACCCCGCAGCGGGCCGCCACCGTCACGCTCGCGCTGCACGCGGCGATCCCGCACCTGCTGGGCGGCGGCCCGGCCACCCTGGCGGCGGCGGGCCTGGACGACCTCGACCGGTTCGTACGGGGACTGCTGGACGCGGTCTACCCGGCGGACGCACCGCCCTGA
- a CDS encoding peptidase M4 translates to MRSTPSRRATATGALIAAAAMIAVGLQSGSATATPTSVTPAGGITAGTKADPGALPAKLSPAQRAELLREADATKAATAKELGLGATEKLVVRDVVQDRDGTTHTRYERTLDGLPVLGGDLVVQETSAGKTLGVSKASKATTAQLKAVGLTADVAPATAEKQALGAAKAEGSKATKPSEAPRKVVWLGSGSPKLAYETVVGGLQHDGTPNELHVVTDAATGEKLYEWQAVHNGTGNTQYSGQVTLGTAPSYTLTDTTRGNHKTYNLNRGTSGTGTLFTNSTDVWGNGTPQNLETAGADAHYGAALTWDYFKNVHGRNGIRGDGVGAYSRVHYGNNYVNAFWQDSCFCMTYGDGAGNAKPLTSIDVAAHEMTHGLTSNTARLVYSGESGGLNEATSDIFAAAVEFHANNAQDPGDYLVGEKIDIRGNGTPLRYMDKPSRDGSSKDYWYAGIGSVDVHYSSGPANHWYYLLSEGSGAKTINGVSYDSPTSDGLPVTGIGRDKASLIWFKALTTKFTSSTNYAGARTGTLAVASELYGANSPEYAAVAHAWAGVNVGTRPGGGDPDPGGKVFENNTVVNIPDAGAAVTSAVNVTGIAGNAPSTLKVDVNISHTYRGDLVIDLVAPDGGTFRLKNSSASDSADNVIATYTVNASSKVANGQWRLRVQDVYRSDTGRINSFKLTF, encoded by the coding sequence GTGAGATCCACGCCCAGCCGTCGCGCCACCGCGACCGGCGCTCTGATAGCCGCAGCCGCCATGATCGCCGTCGGACTCCAGTCCGGCTCCGCCACCGCCACCCCCACCTCGGTCACCCCGGCCGGCGGGATCACCGCCGGTACGAAGGCCGACCCGGGTGCGCTCCCCGCCAAGCTCTCCCCCGCCCAGCGCGCCGAACTCCTCCGCGAGGCCGACGCCACCAAGGCGGCCACCGCCAAGGAGCTCGGGCTCGGGGCCACGGAGAAGCTCGTCGTCCGCGATGTCGTCCAGGACCGGGACGGCACCACGCACACCCGCTACGAGCGCACCCTGGACGGGCTCCCCGTCCTCGGCGGCGACCTGGTGGTCCAGGAGACCTCGGCGGGCAAGACCCTCGGCGTCTCCAAGGCGTCGAAGGCGACCACCGCGCAGCTGAAGGCCGTCGGGCTCACCGCCGACGTGGCCCCGGCCACCGCCGAGAAGCAGGCGCTCGGCGCGGCGAAGGCCGAGGGCTCGAAGGCGACGAAGCCGAGCGAGGCCCCGCGCAAGGTGGTCTGGCTGGGCAGCGGCTCCCCGAAGCTCGCCTACGAGACGGTGGTCGGCGGACTCCAGCACGACGGCACCCCCAACGAGCTGCACGTCGTCACCGACGCGGCCACGGGCGAGAAGCTGTACGAGTGGCAGGCCGTCCACAACGGGACCGGCAACACCCAGTACAGCGGCCAGGTGACGCTGGGCACGGCGCCCTCGTACACCCTGACCGACACCACGCGCGGCAACCACAAGACGTACAACCTCAACCGGGGCACCTCCGGCACCGGCACGCTCTTCACCAACTCCACGGACGTGTGGGGCAACGGCACCCCGCAGAACCTGGAGACGGCCGGCGCCGACGCCCACTACGGCGCCGCGCTCACCTGGGACTACTTCAAGAACGTGCACGGCCGCAACGGCATCCGCGGTGACGGCGTCGGCGCGTACTCCCGCGTCCACTACGGCAACAACTACGTCAACGCGTTCTGGCAGGACAGCTGCTTCTGCATGACGTACGGCGACGGGGCGGGCAACGCCAAGCCGCTGACCTCGATCGACGTGGCCGCCCACGAGATGACCCACGGCCTCACCTCGAACACCGCACGCCTCGTCTACAGCGGCGAGTCCGGCGGTCTCAACGAGGCGACGTCCGACATCTTCGCCGCCGCCGTCGAGTTCCACGCCAACAACGCCCAGGACCCGGGCGACTACCTGGTCGGCGAGAAGATCGACATCCGCGGCAACGGCACCCCGCTGCGCTACATGGACAAGCCGAGCCGGGACGGCAGCTCCAAGGACTACTGGTACGCGGGCATCGGCAGCGTCGACGTCCACTACTCCTCGGGCCCGGCCAACCACTGGTACTACCTGCTCTCCGAGGGCAGCGGCGCCAAGACGATCAACGGCGTCAGCTACGACTCCCCGACCTCCGACGGACTGCCGGTCACCGGCATCGGCCGGGACAAGGCGTCGCTGATCTGGTTCAAGGCGCTCACCACCAAGTTCACCTCGTCGACCAACTACGCGGGCGCCCGCACCGGCACCCTCGCGGTCGCCAGTGAGCTGTACGGCGCCAACAGCCCCGAGTACGCGGCCGTGGCGCACGCCTGGGCCGGCGTCAACGTGGGCACCCGACCCGGCGGCGGCGACCCCGACCCGGGCGGCAAGGTCTTCGAGAACAACACCGTGGTGAACATCCCGGACGCGGGCGCGGCCGTCACCAGCGCGGTCAACGTCACCGGCATCGCGGGCAACGCCCCGAGCACCCTCAAGGTGGACGTCAACATCAGCCACACCTACCGCGGTGACCTGGTCATCGACCTGGTGGCCCCGGACGGCGGCACCTTCCGGCTGAAGAACTCCTCCGCATCGGACTCTGCGGACAACGTGATCGCGACCTACACGGTCAACGCCTCGTCCAAGGTGGCCAACGGGCAGTGGAGGCTGCGGGTCCAGGACGTGTACCGCTCGGACACGGGCCGGATCAACAGCTTCAAGCTCACCTTCTGA